A part of Xenopus tropicalis strain Nigerian chromosome 4, UCB_Xtro_10.0, whole genome shotgun sequence genomic DNA contains:
- the tat gene encoding tyrosine aminotransferase: MQTDAYLIHVNGSVTHPKVLDVHVNIKGPNAVEKIKSLKPRWAVRASEMSKKTFNPIRAIVDNMTAIPNPEKPMIALSIGDPTVFGNLPTDNEVMKAMKEAIDSKKYNGYAPSIGYLSSREVVAKYYTCPEATLEAKDVILTSGCSQAIELALAVLANPGQNILVPRPGFSLYKTLALSLGIEVKLYNLLPEKSWEIDLTHMESLVDDKTACIIINNPSNPCGSVFSRKHLQKILSVASRQCVPILADEIYGDMVFEEGAFQALAPLSSNVPILSCGGLAKRWLVPGWRLGWILIHDRKEIFGKEIREGLVRLSQRILGPCSIVQGALEHIMNKTPQEFYDNTISFTKSNADLCYTTLSSVPGLCPVRPAGAMYLMVGIEMEHFPEFESDVDFTERMISEQSVFCLPATCFEYPNYFRIVLTVPEEMMIEACRRIREYCESHYQGAESTQDLECDK; this comes from the exons ATGCAGACAGACGCTTACCTAATCCATGTGAATGGATCTGTAACTCATCCCAAGGTCCTCGATGTTCATGTAAATATTAAGGGACCCAATGCTGTGGAGAAAATAAAAAGCCTAAAACCAAGATGGGCAGTGCGTGCATCTGAGATGTCAAAGAAAACCTTTAATCCTATCCGAGCCATTGTGGATAACATGACAGCCATACCCAATCCTGAAAAACCAATGATTGCTTTGTCTATAG GAGACCCCACAGTTTTTGGAAACCTTCCTACCGATAATGAAGTAATGAAGGCCATGAAAGAAGCTATTGACTCAAAGAAATACAACGGATATGCTCCAAGTATAG GATATTTGTCAAGCCGAGAAGTGGTTGCAAAATATTACACATGCCCAGAAGCAACTTTGGAAGCCAAG gATGTCATTCTTACCAGTGGATGCAGTCAAGCTATTGAGCTTGCTTTAGCAGTGCTTGCCAATCCGGGCCAGAACATACTGGTTCCACGTCCAGGATTTTCTCTTTACAAAACCTTGGCTCTTTCTTTGGGAATAGAAGTCAAGCTATACAATTTGCTA CCTGAGAAATCTTGGGAGATTGATCTGACACATATGGAGTCATTGGTGGATGATAAAACAGCGTGCATTATTATCAATAACCCTTCAAACCCCTGCGGCTCAGTTTTCAGCAGAAAGCACCTGCAAAAAATCCTGTCAG TGGCTTCCAGGCAGTGCGTGCCTATTCTGGCAGATGAGATCTATGGTGATATG GTGTTTGAGGAAGGGGCATTTCAGGCTTTAGCGCCCCTAAGCAGCAATGTTCCAATCCTCTCATGCGGTGGGCTTGCCAAGCGGTGGCTTGTGCCTGGCTGGAGGCTGGGATGGATTCTAATCCATGACCGGAAAGAGATTTTTGGAAAAGAG aTAAGGGAAGGCCTTGTACGGCTAAGCCAGCGCATCCTTGGCCCGTGCAGTATTGTTCAAGGAGCCTTAGAGCACATTATGAACAAAACACCACAAGAGTTCTATGACAACACCATCAGTTTTACTAAG TCTAATGCTGACCTGTGCTACACTACCCTCAGCTCTGTCCCTGGACTCTGCCCAGTGCGACCAGCAGGAGCTATGTACTTAATG GTTGGAATTGAGATGGAGCATTTCCCAGAATTTGAAAGTGATGTGGATTTTACAGAAAGAATGATCTCAGAACAATCGGTTTTCTGCCTTCCAGCCACT TGTTTTGAATATCCCAACTACTTCCGCATTGTCCTGACAGTTCCAGAAGAAATGATGATTGAGGCTTGCAGGCGTATCCGGGAATACTGTGAATCTCATTATCAGGGCGCTGAGAGTACTCAAGATCTAGAGTGTGATAAATGA